DNA from Musa acuminata AAA Group cultivar baxijiao chromosome BXJ1-5, Cavendish_Baxijiao_AAA, whole genome shotgun sequence:
TATTTTTATGCTGTGATTCCCTTTTTATCTGTTTGAATTGATCTGTGTCACATCCTAAATTTTCACGATTTTGCTATATCGGATCGGTTCATACGAATATTGGTACTCGATCTCGTGGATCCATGTGGAATTCCGTCAGAAATCATCATTATTGAATGCATTGTCCTGTCTTGAGGAACGATCTTTCGTGTCTTTCAAGGTAAGCCCATCATCTTCCAAGTTCTGGGTGTCTTGGAGATACCGCATCGTGGTGTCAGACCATTTTTGGAAGTTTACCTTTCAGCGTCAGATTTCTCAGGGACATATTGATTTAAAGCTGTTGTCTTCTTTTTCTCATCAATTAATACGTCTAATTTGACGCATCTAATTTACAACTTAAGTGACAGGTAGCAGATGTGCTCTTCTTCATTAGACCAGAGGGCATTCTACGCTTTTGTTTAATGTTTCTAAAAAATCCATCTGTTCTTATGGCTCAGGATAACAAATGTGTTATTCTGCCCTTTTGACTCTTGAATATCTGCTGTGTTTTGATGACAGTGAATGCAATTTTATATATTGCCATTTACTGTTGCATTGTGGGTGGATTCGTTATTACATCTTTGATGCCTGTTTTGGCTGGGTTTTGATCTTTCTGGATTATTCTTTGTTTAACAAGAGGCTTTCTGTTAGGTTACATATTTTCACTTATCTGCCAATTAGATTGCTGCATTGGTTAGACTGAGTATGGCTTTTTTGCTCCTGGTGTATTACTTGTTTGATTAGTTTTGTAACTAGCCAAATGTGAGCTGGCATTTGAATAATTTTCTTTGGGTACATCTGTTTTCTTTGGGTTATTTTCCTGTTCTTATGCATTACTGTATTTTTGTTCCTTTCCATTTCGCTCCATCATGATTTGTTGAATAGTTATTTCTACATGGgtttgggattttgggaatggcATTCAAAGTTGTTggttgggctggagaaaaatagttttaaaataaaaatataaatgagtTTGAAAAATATGATTAGGAAATCCTTGAAATCTAAATAATTAAAATGGGAAGTATATAAAATAAGAATCTCATCTTTTTGTTGATTGTGGACCACCTTCCTCTTGTTTTCGAGACCTATGCAGAGTACAATTACTCCTGTTGCTTGCCTGGGTACCCACATCTCATGTTTATTCATGATGCAACCCTTGCTGATGTCCTTCTGTATGGACAGAAAGGATTGCGGATGCAGGCAGTTGCGTGCTCAAAGACGCTTCAATTTTCAATATGATTTAAGGGCCACATTTACTGATTCAATCCTAGATTAACGCTATGTTAATTAGCATTAACAATTGGTTGGAACATGGGAACTGAAATCGCTGAAAGTCCTTTTGCTTATAGCTTAACAAAATGGTGCTGCAAGGGAGTTTGGTacatttgaataattttcctaaATGTTCTTGTCATAAATCTCATTTGTTCTGAAAGAGAATGGACAAATAATTGCAGCTGGAAATAGATTCAATGAGAAACATTTAGCAGGACCATTAGTAATTTGATTTTGTTGTTTTTCTGAGATGAATCTGGTAAACCCATATTTCTACTCACCTTCATTAATTGtctgcaaatgtgaattttgtctTGGTTTATTTGGtcacaatttttttcttttccaaggATATATCTTGAGTATGTCCCTCTCCATCTTCCATGCAGCTGCATTTTTATCTTTATCCATCAACTCTTGATATTGTAGTTGATCAAGGAATAGAATTGCTTTTGCTATTTTATATTGGTCACTTTTGTTCATTCTTTCATGAAATGATCGTTTGCTATTATCATGCTGCAGGACAATGGCGGGAGGATTTAGAATGCTTCATCTTGTTAGACCATTTCTGGCTTTCTTGCCTGAAGTTCAGAGTGCTGATCGAAAAATTCCATTCAGGGAAAAGGTCATCTACACTGTTATTTCTCTCTTTATCTTTCTGGTTTGCAGTCAGCTTCCACTTTATGGCATCCATTCAACTACTGGAGCCGATCCATTTTACTGGATGCGTGTTATTCTTGCATCTAATCGTGGAACTGTTATGGAGCTTGGAATTACACCAATTGTGACTTCTGGACTGGTGATGCAACTCTTGGTTGGTTCCAAGATTATTGAAGTTGACAACAGTGTACGAGAGGATCGTGCTCTTTTGTAAGTGTTGCTCATGAAAATATTTGCTGCTATTACAGGAACCTTTCATCTCTGAGATATGCATAGATCAGTGGCAAAACATTCAGAATGGTATTTTGCTACTTCTAGATACACACTTGAGATACTTGAGGGTCTGCCATTGCCATATCCCATATAAATGTAGAGCAAACATAGTTAGCTAACATATGCTTTGTTGTGTATTACTATATTATAAGAGGGTGCAATTGAAGCTGGTTACTGTATTCAAATCACAAAAGTCATAAAGTCACAATTAGCTTTAGCAAACATGTGAGACATCTAACCATCACTAAGAGTTGTTTTGCTCAAGTGATTCCCATCTTCCAGATCTCTCTATTTACCTAATACACAAGGAAAACATTATGTTCCTAGTTTTATGCATATAAGTGAATCACTAACCGATATGGAGCCTGTCCTTTTGTCAATCCAATATGGTTGAGTTTTGATGAATCTAAGTGTAGTTGTTAGGTACATGTTAGTCTGTTAGTCTATACTGTAGCCTATGGTTGATATGTTGCAGCTATTTAGGGATATGCCTCTGTTTTATCTCTTTAGTTATACAAGAACTATTGTCAGCCAGTTTGTGACATGCTTGTTCAGTTGTTCTTTCTTTCTGGTATAAATAAAAAAGGCCAAAATCATATTATCTTAACCCAATTGCTTTTCCTCTTGTGGTATTTATATAACATTGACCTGTGAATAAGAAACAAAATCCTATAACAGTAGAAAAGAAATATAGTTTTAGGCTTTTCAATTGGTGATCTCTTCGAGAAAATCCATATGCCAACAAATGAGAATGTTGAAGCTGGTGAAAGTTTTTAATGTTCATGAAATGTTAGATGTTATGTATTAATCTGGCATCTTCGGGACACTCTTCGACCATTTTCTTGTACTTGAAAAATACATGTGATTATAATCAGTACATTTCACCAAAAAATGTTGGTTGCAGTTGTTGTTTCCTTTCTACCGTGATGTCATGAATggtcgtcgtgcacccgcaacaactccgttcaacgaaccgttcgtcgctctcatctacatgtacagctacttggcagcacgttttgtcttggttttgagtcattttgcttgtaaaaatgtaagtttgaaCAAGTTGCAACGCTATAAAGCGATCACTCACCGAactgagcaaaacaaccccaaaacagcccaaaacagctccgttttcatgtGCCATGGGCTGTTTCCTGCAGTCCGTTTCCGCTTACAAAACGTCaggcatctcagccccttggaatcactcaggtggcataagactggatggggcttcggtataatgTCGGGCGTTAAAcgatctttcgcaagttcgcacgttaccttgacgagaACTTGTTGTTACGCCCGACAcctggtgagcagctgtttgtggacttgcagttattcgttcaaccttctaaagtccttgttttccccctctctctcttttcttttatgcgtgcaaggtgctcgttgaattacttgtaaagcttccccttttcttgAGACGttaggacttgtccgtcgctcgttcttcgaactaatcaactttctctttttacaggtccttcaggacctgcgagaggttgcaagtgggctgatctttccgGGCGCAAatcacaagggcgaagcgcgatttaggcaacgtaagctaagttcgcgcctttgccgcaagggtgccttgcgacttaggcaacgtaagctaagttcgtgtctttaccgcaatggtgcctcacgccttaggcaattccaggcttccagctaaggccgtgacattatagtatcagagcgggcaagcacttcgagtgagcagcgaaggaacttcacaACTTCGCCATGACAAAGCATCGtggtgaatcaagcaagacggggcaagctggacccttgccccaagcagctgcaggtgggctgcatatgcacactcgctctcatgctgttggagcagcTCAAGAGGAGCACGGCAGCGAACATGATAactgagaagttggctactctccacgagcggaggaggcgcaatctggagcgccaaccgagaaaaagagtcacaaggaaagactcccaacggcggaaacccgtttggatgttcttgaagcgagcttgaaggaactctaccatggccaacaaaggcttgttggggtagagagctcgcaagaagaagcggagtctaggatcgacaaggttgaggccctagtcgaccgattgtcagatgacaccaaagactccgtacaacacttgcaagaagttgtggcggaactcacttcgagggtgaccatgcttacaagagcactaaatgcaggaggaagcaaaacccgcgttgcgccgccataaaacttgagggcacccaagcctcatagttatggaggggccaatgatgccaaagagctcgagaattttctattcgacatggaacaatactttcgagctacgagaccAGATTCCGAAGAAAGCAAAGTTTCCATAGgaaccatgtatctgaacggagatgcaaaactttggtggagaaCCTGCTGGGAGGAGAtctaacaaggtcggtgtcgagttgacacatgggaggacttgaagcgggagttgagaacttagttcctatcggagaacaccgagttcgtcgcaagaaggaagctgagacaactccgccaaaatactttcatccgagactacgtgaagcaattttctacgctaatgctggacatccaagacatgtccgagaaggataagttgttcatcttccttgatggtttgaagccataggCGCAACaataactacatcgaaggaatgtcaccaatttgatcggggcaattgctgccgcagaaaggctcaccgacttcgtttccttcgAAGACccaggaaaaaggaaacaatcttcaggcaatcaccctctaaaatattctcgaaggaaggagctcgggggtgaaCAAAGGAAgaattcccacaaagggccaagcccgaaaggcaaggccccgaaacttggaggatgcttcttgtgcggagggccgcacatggtgagggagtgcccataaaaacaagcactcaatgctttaacagcttccatccccCCCCCCTCGCCCCCCCACCCCgatcagacaagggcaaagctgtcgctcttagttcgagcagttctgaatccaacagcgacgacgaggagtcacaaagaccccggatgggagcaatgcgtttgttgaacgccatgcggggtcaagtgggggagaacacgaagacaaagctacaaaaagcaggaagtggtaagctgatgtatgtagacatcaagctaaatggccaaagaacccatgcaatggtggacacgggtgctacccacaacttcattgctgatcgagaagcaaagcgacttgggttgatcttggagaagagcccaagtcgaatgaaggcggtgaattcGGAGGCCagacgaatctccgggttggtgaAGGGAGTTCtcaatcaagatcggaacatggagcgggaacaccaacatgatggcggtgccactggacgacttccaagtgattcttggaatgaagttcatgcatgcggcgaagttggtgtcaatgtcgttcctaaactccctgtgtatgatgggaggtgacgacccctgcgtggttcccgtctctctgagaggaaccaaggaaccccaacatatatcagCATTGCaaatgaagaaaggggtgcgaaaacattcgtggctgctgtgaagctagagccactcgacgagaaggccattcaagaacctgctgtggtggcgaacgtcctgaaagagttcaatgacgttatgccacccgagttaccgaagactcttccaccatgcaaaggcgtggatcacaacatcgagctggagccaggagtgaagcctccagcgaaacCACCCTaatgcatgcccccgccagagttggcagaactcaggaagcagttaggtgaattgctaagcagtggtctcatccgtagctctaaagcaccattcggagctccaattctcttccagaagaaacaagatgggagcctccgactatgcgtcaattaccgagccctcaacaaagtgacagtgaagaacaagtatcccatcccgctcatcgcggacttgttcaaccagttgggcaaagccaagtatttctcaaaacttgacCTTAGGTCGGGGtagtggcaggtgcgcattgctgaaggcgataaAGCGAAGACTACCCGTGTGACcaagtatggagcgtttgagttcttggtgatgcctttcggcttaaccaacgctccggccacgttctgcactctcatgaatcagCTATTCAagaagtatttggataagttcgtggtcgtctacttagacgatatcgtcgtctacagtcaaatgctcgaggagcatgtcaagcaccttcggacaatttttaaGATTCTCAGGGAGAATACTTTGTTCgtgaaagggagaaatgctactttgcccaaacggagatcttattcttggggcattgaatcggtgatggttccattcggatggacaaatcaaaagtgcaagtggttgcggaatgacgaactccaaagaaggtgccagagttgagatccttccttggtttcgtcaactactatcgatgcttcatagcggggtattcgaagcgtgcaactccactgacggagttgctgaagaaggagcagccttggaagtggtctaacaaatgtgaaatagcattccaagatctgaaggctattgttctagaagaaccggtgctcaaattaccGAACTATGGAGAGCTTTTTAAAGTCCATATAAATGCTTCAGACTTcattattgggggagtactcatacaggagggTCATccagtggcctacgagagccgcaagctcaacgagaccgagcgacggtatccagtgcacgagaaggagattatAGCGGTGATCCATTGTCTATGAGTTTggtgacactaccttctcggatcgtgaTTTATGCTGAGaacagacaacatcgctctgagctatttccaaacgcaGAAGAAACTTTCCCTAAAgcgagcacgatggcaggacttcctaacggaatttgatatggcaatggagtacaagcctggaaaggcaaatgtcgtggccgatgcattgagtcggaaagtggagcgcgtgaatgtcgtacaagtggagggcagaggccaagcaagtcagttgcactccaacttcctttccaggatcagggatggactgtatagtgacccccaggcagttatcttgatgcagctcatcaaagaaggcaagacacgacgattttgggtccaggacggactcgtgtacacaaaagggaatagggtttatgttcctcgagtggacaatttgaggcgtgaactcttaagagagtgtcacgattccctttgggctggacacccaggtattcaccgaacgttggctctcgtggagagggccttctatcggccgaagatggggactgatgtggaagaatatgttcgaacgtgcctcacttgccaataagacaaggcggagtagcggaagccggtgggacttttggagctgttgcctgtaccagaaaggctgtgggagagcatttccttggactttatatcaagcttgccactagtagggagactcggatcgatattcgtggtagtcgatcgattttcaaagtatgcaactttcattgctgctcccctacactgttcaacagaggaggcggccaacctgatgatgaaggatgtggtgaagtattggggagtcctgcataatatcatcagtgatcgagatgctcggttcctgggatgattctggaccgagctatttaaattgttgggatccaagttatacttctccacaagcctccacccccagacggatggccaaaccgagaggataaactcgctcctggagcaatatcttcggcactacgtgagtgccaaccaacgagattgggtgaagttgttggacattacccaattctcctacaacttgcagcggagctctgcgtccaataagagccccttcgagatcattacaagacaacaatcgtcaactcctcacaccatgacaatcgggtatactgggagtagtccgtcaaccTATCACTtcacaaaggagtggcatcgaaatgcagatattgcgcgggcttacttggagaaggcgacaaaaaggatgaagaagtgggcagacttgggaaggcgaccgcaagagttcaaggtcgacgatttggtgttggtaaagctccaaccagcatcactccaattctttaggaacaaagtccacaaaggattggtgcgcaagtatgaagggcccttctcaattatcagcagggtaggcaacgtctcctacaagttgcaactgccggcgtgattcaaaaattcacaacgttcttcacgccagcaacctaaaagcctaccactcggatccgcaagatgcttcctgaagtgttccaactcggctaccccccaccagagtctcctacgagaagcgagttgaaaccattttagctgatcgcaagataaagctacccaatggagctgagcagaccgagtacttggtgaagtggcgaaagcttccccgaactgaagctagttgggagcccgaagacgccctacgacatgaagaaacaattatcaacaactaccaacaagcgtcgacgagggcgtcgactatTTAAAtgggagagaatgtcacgaacggtcgccgCGCACCcataacaactccgttcaacaaaccattcgtcgctctcatctacatgtacagctacttggcagcatgttttgtcttggttttgagttattttgcttgtaaaaatgtaagttagaacaagttgcagcgctacaaagcgaccgctcaccgaaccgagcaaaacatccccaaaacagcccaaaacagctccgttttcgtgtgccacgggctgttttctgtagTCCACTTCCGctcacaaaacgtcagccatctcagccccttggaaccacccgggtggcacaaggctggatggggcttcagtatagtgtcgggcgttaaacaatctttcgcaagttcgcacgttaccttgacgggaacttgttgtcgcgctcaGCACCCagtgagcaactgtttgtggacttgcagctgttcattcaaccttctaaagtccttgttttccccctttccctcttttctcttgtgcacgcaaggtgctcgctgaattgcttgtaaagcttccccttttcgcgggacgtcgggacttgtccgtcgctcgttctttgaactaatcaactctctttttataggtccttcgggacctgcgagaggttgcaagtgggctgatctttgcggacacaAATCGCaatggcgaagcgcgacttaggcaacgcaagctaagttcgcgtctttgccgcaagggtgcctcgcgacttaggcaacgtaagctaagttcgtgtctttgctgcaagggtgcctcacgccttaggcaattccagctaaggtcgtgacagtgagTGAAGTTTAATCCGCACGAGTCATGTCTTGTCAGTCTCTAGGAAACTAGCATTTGGGTTGTAGTCATTGTATGGAGTCTTAACACTTAATTGAACAGGTGATCCTCCAGATTATTTTTGGGTCCTCAACCTGGTTTAATCTCCATCAATATCTGATGACTGAGTTCATTATGAGTTCACACTACCTCTTACACAATAATGGAATCTGAATACCATtagatacaacaacaacaataacaacaatgacAATCTGTAATTTCCCAACTATTTTGTTGGCTACATGAGTTGGAGTACCATTAAACATTAGGAGGAATTACTTGTGGCGTAGTTGAATTGCAGGATCATTTTCTAGAGGTAAGCTTGTTTGGGCAACATTGTTAGTAAGAAAATATTGCCTTATATGCGTAGTTTTGATTTATGATAGCACCTTCTGTCTTGATGTGTTTCTTTGCTGCTAGTTGTTTTGTATTGATTTAAAACATGACATGTATGATGGAACAAATCTTAGGCATTTGTAATGTTTTAAGGCATCTTAAGTTGTATACCAATTACTGAGTTTTGATTGATGATAGCATCATCTGTTGTAATATATTTCTTTGCTGCTACTTGTTTGATGGTGATTAAGAGCATCATATGTGTGAGGGAACTATTCTTAGGCTCCAATAATATCCATGGTGTCCCATGTTGTAAACAAATTACCTGTGTATTATAACCTTTGTTTTTTCCTTGTTTCCTTTCTGTATGTCATGTCTATTTTGCTTTTCTGGGCAATTGATGACCTTAAACAAATTCTATATATCAATGCTTGGTTTAAGGCCAAGGGTATGTTCTATAATTACAACAaagattgtcttttttttttttttcagaaatggTGCACAAAAGTTACTTGGTATTCTAATTGCTATTGGTGAGGCAGTTGCATATGTTCTATCTGGGATGTATGGTAGTGTCAGCCAACTTGGAACTGGAAATGCCATTCTCATTATACTTCAGCTTTTCTTTGCGGGTATCATTGTCATCTGTTTGGATGAACTCCTGCAGAAAGGATATGGTCTGGGATCTGGTATTTCTTTGTTCATTGCTACCAATATCTGGTATGTTTGTGaacatttttcttttctcttgtccATTTATGGGTGGTAAGAATCCTAATTGTACTCACTTTGCAGTGAAAATATCATTTGGAAGGCATTTAGCCCAACAACCATCAACAGTGGTCGTGGTGCTGAATTTGAAGGTGCTGTTATTGCCTTATTCCATCTACTGATTACTCGGACTGATAAAGTCCGTGCTCTTCGTGAGGCTTTCTACCGTCAGAATCTTCCAAATGTGACCAACTTGCTTGCTACAGTTCTGGTCTTTCTCATAGTTATCTACTTCCAAGGTTTTCGTGTTGTGTTGCCTGTGAGGTCAAAGAATGCTCGTGGGCAGCAAGGTTCCTACCCTATCAAGTTATTCTACACCTCTAATATGCCCATCATTTTACAGTCAGCTCTTGTCTCTAATCTGTATTTTATCTCCCAGGTATACATTTTCAGAGATATAGCTGTAGAACTATATAGACCTTTTCATATTATTCAATGTTAACTGTTTTCCACATTACTGTAGTTGTTATACAGGAGGTACAGTGGAAACTTCCTTGTAAATCTGCTTGGTAAATGGAAAGAGTCTGAGTATTCTGGTCAATCCATCCCTGTAGGTGGTATAGCTTACTATATTACAGCACCATCAAggtctctctttctctcactcTACATTTCTGCCCTTTTCTTTATATCTGCCTTTTTTGCCTTTTCATTTACTTGTATTGCTTATCATCTTTATTTTGGGACCTTATTTTGCAGCTTGGCAGATATGGCAGCAAATCCATTCCACGCACTTTTCTATATAGTATTTATGCTCTCAGCTTGTGCACTTTTCTCCAAAACTTGGATAGAagtctctggatcatctgcgagaGATGTGGCCAAGCAGCTTAAGGTATAACTGTAACAATATTTCCTTCTAGCTAGTTTTACTTCTTGATATCCTCTACAAGCTAGGTAAtggagaattttggaaatatataTATGCTTATTACTGATGACAACTTTCTGCCAGAGTCATGATGAATGAAATACATGATACATATTTATTATGATATCAGAAAATGCTAAATTTCCAAGAATTAGATGTTAAAAAACATAATAGATTGCATGATGAGGCGTATACCTTAATAGTTTGGTGGGAATTTGTCATTGTGCGATAGTttcttaagaaacaaaagataagatCTATAAGTGATAAATGCAAACATATTTATTGTTTATATTCTTTTTGTGTTTTCTATTATGAAAATTATTCATtgatctatttaaaatataaagggCAAGCCATAGTATAATGATACATTTTCGTCTtcatgaaaaatattctcttactTATTAGGACAATACtatttttttatcctttctaAACCCTTCACTGATAGGCTTGTGCAGTGGGCTCTCTTGGTTTCTGTCTATCTataatgtaaatatatatatttttcttttctgccttttttttcttttaaacctTTCTAGGAAATTATAATGGCAGTTCAAGATAGTACCTTGAATGAATGAAACACATATACTAGTGTATTATAAGTTATACACCTTAATTGTTTGTGGGAAAGTGTCGTTGTGCAATATAGTTTTTGAAGAAACAAATGATGCACCTTTTTGGCTAACATCACCGGTGGCATGTATAAGTGATAAATGAAAGTGCCTAtaatatttatctattttttGTGTTTCCTATCATGAAAAAATTTCatgtaatttaattaaaatataaagggTATGCAATAGTATAATGGTACGATTGCTTCTCTTCAACTTGGGCAACAAGGCTTAAGCCATGGCAAGACTGTGTATATTAATCCTTCCTAAACCTACATTGATATGAATCTCATGCATTTGGTCACATTTTTTTCTGCCTGTCCAAAATATAAATTTCctttttgttttcatgtttttGTCTTTGAAACCTTTCTGATAAATAATTTTGGCATTATCAAGATAGCACGTATCTCGCATTCTTTAAACATTCTTCATCAAGACCTTTGACATGCTCTATAGTGGTGAGCATCAAATTGAGATCTTCACAAGTTTAGCACAAGTTATAGAAAATTAGGATCCAGTTTTGATCTGTTGTCTGTTGTCCTAGACAATTAAAATTGGGATCAAGGCTGGCTGAATAAGGTGAGCTGGATTAGAAGAAAAATAATCATACCTGGATTGAACCAACTGGTTCAATTGAAAAAAATCAACTAGCTTGGAGGCTAGTTTGGTTTTATTAGAAGAATGGGTGTGTTAgaaaataggatgggaatcattgGACTTACTCTATGCTGAAGCACAAGAACTATTGCTTAAGCATGAATATGCCTATTTTCAACAAATTCAAAAGACAATAGTACCTTTACTTTGTAAATCAAACTGAATGATATGGTATTTGAGTAATAttaacatttaaaataataatattgattAGATAATGAAATTGTGATATGTTTATTGATCTGAACAtttaaaagtttaaaat
Protein-coding regions in this window:
- the LOC135674099 gene encoding uncharacterized protein LOC135674099; protein product: MAGGFRMLHLVRPFLAFLPEVQSADRKIPFREKVIYTVISLFIFLVCSQLPLYGIHSTTGADPFYWMRVILASNRGTVMELGITPIVTSGLVMQLLVGSKIIEVDNSVREDRALLNGAQKLLGILIAIGEAVAYVLSGMYGSVSQLGTGNAILIILQLFFAGIIVICLDELLQKGYGLGSGISLFIATNICENIIWKAFSPTTINSGRGAEFEGAVIALFHLLITRTDKVRALREAFYRQNLPNVTNLLATVLVFLIVIYFQGFRVVLPVRSKNARGQQGSYPIKLFYTSNMPIILQSALVSNLYFISQLLYRRYSGNFLVNLLGKWKESEYSGQSIPVGGIAYYITAPSSLADMAANPFHALFYIVFMLSACALFSKTWIEVSGSSARDVAKQLKDQQMVMPGHRESNLQKELNRYIPTAAAFGGMCIGALTVVADFMGAIGSGTGILLAVTIIYQYFETFEKERASELGFFGL